ACGCCCGGCGTGACGGTCGAGGACGCGCGCCTGTTCACCGACCCGGCGCGCGCCGAGGTCGACATGGTGTTCCAGTTCGAGCACGTCAGCCTCGACCACGGGCCGGGCGGCAAGTTCGACCCCCGCCCGCTGTCGCTGCTGGACCTCAAGGCCTCGTTCGGCCGCTGGCAGGCCGGGCTCGCCGACGTCGGCTGGAACTCGCTCTACTGGGACAACCACGACCAGCCGCGCGCGGTGTCCCGGTTCGGGGACGACTCCCCGGAGCACCGGCGGGACTCCGCCTGCTGCCTGGCGACCCTGCTGCACCTGCACCGGGGGACGCCGTACGTCTACCAGGGCGAGGAGATCGGGATGGCGAACTACCCGTTCACGTCCCTGGACCAGGTCGCCGACATCGAGAGCGTCAACTGGGCGCGGGAGGCGCTCGCCGCCGGCGCCGACGAGGCCGCCGTGCTCGCCGCCGTGCGGCACTCCAGCCGGGACAACGCCCGGACCCCGGTGCAGTGGGACGCGGGCCCGCACGCCGGGTTCACCTCCGGCACGCCGTGGCTGGCGGTCAACCCTGACTCGACCGGGTGGAACGTCGCCGCCCAGCGCGACGACGAGCGGTCGGTGCTCGCGCACCACCGCCGCCTCATCACCCTGCGGCACGAAGACCCGGTCGTGTCCCTCGGCAGCTTCACCATGCTGCTGCCCGAGCACGAGCAGGTGTACGCGTTCCGCCGCTCGCTCGGCGACGACGAGCTGCTCGTCGTGTGCAACGTCGGGTCCACGCCCGTCGACCTGGGCGAGGGGCTGCCGGAGGTCGCCGGGGCCGCGCTGGTGCTCGGCACGCACGAGCCCGCGGACGACGGGACGCTGCTGCGGCCCTGG
The Aquipuribacter hungaricus DNA segment above includes these coding regions:
- a CDS encoding alpha,alpha-phosphotrehalase; translated protein: MSTWTSTVQAPWWTRAVVYQVYPRSFADSDGDGIGDLGGVIEKLDHLSDLGVDVLWLSPVYPSPQDDNGYDISDYQDVDPLFGSLEQLDALVEGLHARGMRLVMDLVVNHTSDEHPWFQESRSSPDSPKRDWYWWRPAREGMAAGAPGAEPTNWESFFSGPAWELDEASGEYYLHLFSRKQPDLNWENPEVRQAVYAMMRWWLDRGVDGFRMDVINLVSKRVEPDGSLHDGPPVPGTPYGDRSPETVCGPRIHEFLAEMHREVFAGRDGGLLTVGETPGVTVEDARLFTDPARAEVDMVFQFEHVSLDHGPGGKFDPRPLSLLDLKASFGRWQAGLADVGWNSLYWDNHDQPRAVSRFGDDSPEHRRDSACCLATLLHLHRGTPYVYQGEEIGMANYPFTSLDQVADIESVNWAREALAAGADEAAVLAAVRHSSRDNARTPVQWDAGPHAGFTSGTPWLAVNPDSTGWNVAAQRDDERSVLAHHRRLITLRHEDPVVSLGSFTMLLPEHEQVYAFRRSLGDDELLVVCNVGSTPVDLGEGLPEVAGAALVLGTHEPADDGTLLRPWEARVLRPAR